From one bacterium Scap17 genomic stretch:
- a CDS encoding Fe(3+) ABC transporter substrate-binding protein, translating into MISASSARKLLLSALVGVTAVTAMPAQAQEEVNVYSYRQAYLIEPFLKEFTEETGVKVNVVFAKQGLAERLKREGRNTPADVLLTVDIGRLQELVDEELVKSVNDDVIEANLPEQYHGPDNQWFGITTRARVLYTSVDRLEAGQVASYDDLADPSLKGRVCSRAGDHPYNVALIASRIAHNGEEATREWLEGFKDNLARKPQGGDRDQIKAIRDNVCDVAIGNSYYYGKMLDNDEQRPWAEKARIEFPDQNGVGTHMNISGMAMTKYAPHEENALKLMRFLTEKTAQHMYAEINFEYPANPAAESSELLTSWGEFKQDDLSLTEVAKYRKRAAQMVNEVGFNQ; encoded by the coding sequence ATGATTTCTGCATCCTCCGCTCGCAAGCTGTTGTTGAGTGCGCTGGTCGGCGTGACGGCTGTCACGGCCATGCCGGCGCAAGCCCAGGAAGAGGTGAACGTCTACTCCTATCGCCAGGCCTATCTGATCGAGCCGTTTCTCAAGGAGTTCACCGAGGAGACCGGCGTCAAGGTCAACGTGGTATTCGCCAAGCAAGGTCTGGCCGAGCGTCTCAAGCGTGAAGGCCGCAACACGCCGGCTGACGTCCTGCTGACGGTGGATATCGGTCGCCTGCAGGAATTGGTCGACGAAGAGCTGGTCAAGAGCGTCAATGACGACGTCATCGAAGCCAACCTGCCTGAGCAGTATCACGGCCCTGACAACCAGTGGTTCGGTATCACCACCCGTGCACGCGTACTCTACACCAGTGTCGATCGCCTCGAGGCCGGTCAGGTTGCAAGCTATGACGACCTGGCGGATCCGAGCCTCAAGGGCCGTGTCTGTTCACGAGCCGGTGATCACCCCTACAACGTGGCATTGATCGCCTCGCGTATCGCTCACAACGGCGAGGAAGCGACCCGCGAATGGCTGGAAGGTTTCAAGGACAACTTGGCGCGCAAGCCGCAGGGCGGGGACCGCGATCAGATCAAGGCGATTCGTGACAACGTCTGTGACGTGGCCATCGGCAACAGCTACTACTACGGCAAGATGCTCGACAATGACGAGCAGCGCCCGTGGGCCGAGAAGGCACGCATCGAATTCCCGGATCAGAACGGTGTCGGTACGCACATGAACATCTCCGGCATGGCGATGACCAAGTACGCGCCGCACGAAGAGAATGCGCTCAAGCTGATGCGCTTCTTGACCGAGAAGACCGCCCAGCACATGTATGCCGAGATCAATTTCGAGTATCCGGCCAACCCGGCTGCCGAAAGCTCGGAGCTGCTGACGTCCTGGGGCGAGTTCAAGCAGGATGACCTCTCGCTGACCGAGGTCGCCAAATATCGCAAGCGTGCTGCTCAGATGGTCAATGAAGTCGGCTTCAACCAGTAA
- a CDS encoding hydrolase TatD, whose amino-acid sequence MSALPPHADPASLPYYDSERLSDETLAALCDDLELGEAEIAAALTLLAPELRFASPSALVDIGVNLTHESYARDIEGTLLRARAAGVSQQILTGTSLDGSREAQALAARYRGLSATAGVHPHDASQWNDGVERGIRELLAQPEVVAVGECGLDFNRNFSTPAEQARAFEAQLTLAAETGLPLFLHERDAGRQMLEMLKHWRDDISHAVVHCFTGERETLYGYLDLDLHIGLTGWLCDERRGEHLRSLCREIPLERLMLETDCPYLVPRNLPAKLKGRRHEPSLLVWIMAEVAALRGIDMEELAQATTVTATRFFRL is encoded by the coding sequence ATGTCCGCGCTTCCCCCGCATGCCGATCCTGCCTCCCTGCCCTATTATGATAGCGAGCGGCTGTCCGACGAGACGCTTGCCGCCTTGTGTGACGACCTTGAACTCGGCGAGGCCGAAATCGCGGCCGCGCTGACGCTGCTGGCACCGGAGCTGCGCTTCGCCAGCCCCTCTGCGCTGGTCGACATCGGCGTCAACCTGACGCATGAGAGCTACGCGCGCGACATCGAGGGTACCTTGCTGCGAGCACGCGCGGCGGGCGTCAGCCAGCAGATCCTGACCGGCACCAGCCTGGATGGCTCGCGTGAGGCCCAGGCACTGGCGGCACGCTATCGCGGCCTTTCTGCCACCGCCGGCGTGCATCCGCATGATGCCAGCCAGTGGAACGACGGCGTCGAACGCGGCATCCGGGAGCTACTGGCGCAGCCGGAGGTCGTCGCGGTGGGGGAATGTGGCCTCGACTTCAATCGCAACTTCTCGACGCCCGCCGAACAGGCCCGAGCGTTCGAAGCGCAGCTGACGCTGGCCGCCGAGACGGGCCTGCCGCTGTTTCTGCATGAACGCGACGCCGGTCGCCAGATGCTCGAGATGCTCAAGCACTGGCGCGACGATATCAGTCACGCCGTCGTGCACTGCTTCACCGGCGAGCGCGAGACGCTCTACGGCTACCTGGATCTCGACCTGCACATCGGTCTGACCGGCTGGCTGTGTGATGAGCGCCGAGGCGAACACCTGCGCAGCCTGTGCCGCGAGATTCCCCTCGAACGCCTGATGCTGGAAACCGATTGCCCCTATCTGGTACCGCGCAATCTGCCCGCCAAGCTCAAGGGACGGCGTCATGAACCCTCGCTGCTGGTGTGGATCATGGCGGAGGTCGCGGCGCTGCGCGGTATCGACATGGAAGAACTCGCACAGGCCACCACCGTCACTGCCACCCGCTTCTTCCGCCTGTAA
- a CDS encoding DEAD/DEAH box helicase, producing MTETTANSVPAFASLGLSAPVLKAIAEMGYSTPSPVQAGAIPAVLEGRDVMAAARTGTGKTAGFALPLVERLAQSAPAGARRIKALIVTPTRELAAQIDENVTAYSRHLKLRNAVVFGGVKINPQISRLASGVEILTATPGRLLDLHSQKAIDFSDLETLVLDEADRMLDMGFIHDIRRLLKLLPTKRQTLLFSATFSDEIRSMANKLLNDPVAVEASPRNTTAEKVEQHIHTVEKSHKPSLLKHLIIKENWHQVLVFTRTKHGANRLATKLEKSGISAAAIHGNKSQNARTKALAGFKNGEVRVLVATDIAARGLDIEQLPQVVNYELPNVPEDYVHRIGRTGRAGASGRAISLVSSDERKELGGIERLLKGKLKRVEVEGFVPEVDVEPEREPRQPRGGQRSGDKPAGKGRGNGGQRSGDKPAGKGRGNGGQRSGDKSAGKGRGNGGQRSGGQRSGGQRQQAARVDDDNRGNRAPVQRDVDGNRLVPQPEVNGNRAPNAERPRRRSRGGRNRSGGGNGGNRSNG from the coding sequence ATGACTGAGACTACTGCCAATTCCGTCCCGGCGTTTGCCTCCCTGGGGCTGTCCGCTCCTGTCCTGAAAGCGATCGCCGAGATGGGCTATTCCACGCCGTCTCCCGTCCAGGCAGGTGCGATTCCTGCCGTGCTGGAAGGCCGCGATGTGATGGCTGCTGCGCGCACCGGTACCGGCAAGACCGCCGGTTTCGCTCTGCCGCTGGTCGAGCGCCTCGCGCAGAGCGCTCCCGCGGGTGCCCGCAGGATCAAGGCCCTGATCGTCACGCCTACGCGTGAGCTGGCCGCGCAGATCGACGAGAACGTTACCGCCTATTCCCGTCACCTGAAGCTGCGCAATGCCGTGGTATTCGGTGGCGTGAAGATCAACCCGCAGATCAGCCGCCTGGCCTCTGGCGTCGAGATCCTGACCGCCACGCCGGGCCGCCTGCTGGACCTGCACTCCCAGAAGGCCATCGACTTTTCCGATCTCGAGACGCTGGTGCTGGATGAAGCGGACCGCATGCTGGACATGGGCTTCATCCATGACATCCGTCGTCTGCTCAAGCTGCTGCCGACCAAGCGTCAGACGCTGCTGTTCTCCGCGACCTTCTCCGATGAGATCCGCAGCATGGCCAACAAGCTGCTGAATGACCCGGTGGCGGTGGAAGCCAGCCCGCGCAACACCACGGCCGAGAAGGTCGAGCAGCATATCCACACCGTAGAGAAGAGCCACAAGCCTTCGCTGCTCAAGCACCTGATCATCAAGGAAAACTGGCACCAGGTGCTGGTGTTCACCCGTACCAAGCACGGTGCCAACCGTCTGGCGACCAAGCTCGAGAAGTCCGGCATCAGTGCTGCGGCGATTCACGGCAACAAGAGCCAGAATGCGCGTACCAAGGCACTGGCCGGCTTCAAGAACGGCGAAGTACGAGTGCTGGTCGCGACGGACATCGCGGCGCGTGGTCTGGATATCGAGCAGCTGCCGCAGGTCGTGAACTACGAACTGCCCAACGTGCCGGAAGACTACGTGCACCGTATCGGGCGTACCGGCCGTGCTGGTGCCAGCGGGCGTGCCATCTCGCTGGTTTCCAGCGATGAGCGCAAGGAACTGGGCGGGATTGAGCGTCTGCTCAAGGGCAAGCTCAAGCGTGTCGAAGTGGAAGGTTTCGTGCCGGAAGTCGACGTCGAGCCGGAACGTGAACCGCGTCAGCCGCGTGGCGGCCAGCGCTCTGGCGACAAGCCGGCTGGTAAAGGACGCGGCAATGGCGGCCAGCGCTCTGGCGACAAGCCGGCTGGTAAAGGACGCGGCAATGGCGGCCAGCGCTCTGGCGACAAGTCGGCTGGTAAAGGACGTGGCAATGGCGGCCAGCGCTCTGGCGGTCAGCGCTCTGGCGGTCAGCGTCAGCAGGCCGCACGTGTCGATGATGACAACCGCGGCAACCGCGCACCGGTGCAGCGTGACGTGGATGGTAATCGTCTCGTGCCGCAACCGGAAGTGAACGGCAATCGCGCGCCGAATGCCGAGCGCCCGCGTCGTCGTTCCCGCGGCGGTCGCAATCGCTCAGGCGGCGGCAACGGTGGTAATCGCTCCAACGGTTGA
- a CDS encoding iron ABC transporter permease, whose product MGWFATAWGVAALVVMPVLAVIWLALFGDDGSDQAGDGIWPHLVSTVLPDYVMTSLALVAGVAVLSGSMGVVSAWLTTMYQFPLRRTFEWSLLLPFAIPANVIAYIYTDVFEYAGPFQGALRALFGWDSPQDYYFPEIRSLGGAILMLSLVLFPYVFMLARSAFLDQSPSLRDASRTLGCNGWQSFWRVALPSARPAIAVGLALAMMEALNDFGTVDYFAVRSLTAGIFNVWLNMGSLRGAAQIALCLMIFVVTLIWLERHARRRQRQFGKGDRYRRYRRPTLHGWRAGLATLACLLPLLFGFLLPVGLLTRHAIRYFEESWTPDFAGYALNSLMLSVSAAVLTLIIGVLLAYAKRLDRTASVQQALKLSSLGYAMPGAVLGLGVLVPLSGFDNALDSFLRANFGFSSGLLLTGTMGAIIIAYVVRFLAIAAGSIESSLDKVTPSMDMAARSLGENTFSTLRRVHLPLIRPGLLTAALVVFVDAMKELPATLLLRPFNFDTLATHVYQYASDEMLEQAALPALVIVVVGILPVIVISRTIVASRSES is encoded by the coding sequence ATGGGATGGTTCGCGACGGCCTGGGGGGTCGCCGCGTTGGTGGTGATGCCGGTGCTGGCCGTCATCTGGCTGGCGTTGTTCGGCGATGATGGCAGTGACCAGGCCGGTGACGGCATCTGGCCGCACCTCGTCTCCACCGTGCTGCCTGACTATGTCATGACGAGTCTGGCGCTGGTGGCCGGCGTGGCGGTCCTCAGCGGCAGCATGGGCGTGGTCTCGGCGTGGCTGACCACCATGTATCAGTTCCCGCTGCGGCGTACCTTCGAGTGGTCGTTGCTGCTGCCGTTCGCGATTCCTGCCAACGTCATCGCCTACATCTACACCGATGTCTTCGAGTATGCCGGGCCCTTCCAGGGCGCGCTGCGTGCGCTGTTCGGCTGGGACTCGCCGCAGGATTACTACTTCCCCGAGATACGCAGTCTGGGCGGCGCCATCCTGATGCTGTCGCTGGTGCTGTTTCCGTATGTCTTCATGCTGGCGCGCTCGGCGTTTCTCGATCAATCACCTTCACTGCGCGATGCCAGCCGCACCCTGGGCTGCAATGGCTGGCAGAGCTTCTGGCGCGTGGCGCTGCCCAGTGCACGCCCGGCGATCGCCGTCGGTCTGGCGCTGGCGATGATGGAGGCGCTCAATGACTTCGGCACCGTCGATTACTTCGCGGTGCGTTCGCTGACTGCCGGCATCTTCAATGTGTGGCTCAACATGGGCAGCCTGCGCGGCGCGGCCCAGATCGCGCTGTGTCTGATGATCTTCGTGGTCACGCTGATCTGGCTGGAGCGACATGCCCGGCGCCGGCAGCGTCAGTTCGGCAAGGGCGATCGTTATCGTCGCTATCGTCGCCCGACATTGCATGGCTGGCGCGCCGGACTGGCGACGCTGGCCTGCCTGCTGCCGTTGCTCTTCGGCTTCCTGTTGCCGGTGGGCCTGTTGACGCGGCATGCCATTCGCTATTTCGAGGAGTCGTGGACGCCGGACTTTGCCGGTTACGCGCTCAATAGTCTGATGCTGTCGGTCAGTGCTGCCGTGTTGACGCTGATCATCGGGGTGCTGCTGGCCTACGCCAAGCGGCTGGATCGCACCGCCAGCGTACAGCAGGCGCTCAAGCTCTCGAGTCTCGGTTATGCCATGCCGGGCGCCGTGCTGGGGCTGGGCGTGCTGGTGCCGCTGTCCGGGTTCGACAATGCGCTGGACAGCTTCCTGCGCGCCAACTTCGGGTTCTCCAGCGGTCTGCTGCTGACGGGGACGATGGGCGCGATCATCATCGCCTATGTGGTGCGTTTCCTCGCCATCGCCGCGGGCTCCATCGAATCGAGTCTCGACAAGGTCACGCCCTCGATGGACATGGCGGCGCGCTCGCTGGGCGAGAACACCTTCTCGACACTGCGCCGGGTGCACCTGCCCTTGATCCGTCCCGGCTTGCTGACCGCGGCGCTGGTGGTCTTCGTTGATGCGATGAAGGAGCTGCCGGCCACCTTGCTGCTGCGGCCCTTCAACTTCGACACGCTCGCCACCCACGTCTATCAGTACGCCTCGGATGAAATGCTCGAGCAGGCGGCGTTGCCGGCGCTGGTGATCGTGGTGGTCGGCATCCTGCCGGTGATCGTGATCTCGCGCACCATCGTGGCCTCGCGCAGCGAGTCATGA
- a CDS encoding universal stress protein, whose amino-acid sequence MSNEYKHVLVAVDLTKDSHLVLERALPIAKRNGAKISIIHTLEPLGFAYGGDIPMDLTSIQDQLDSHARERLSEIATPHDIAAEDQYVVVGMPDSEIHRFAAEHDVDLIVVGSHGRHGFALLLGSTSTGVLHGAQCDVLAVRVGADDSEE is encoded by the coding sequence ATGAGCAACGAATACAAGCATGTACTGGTCGCTGTCGACCTGACCAAGGATTCCCATCTGGTGCTGGAGCGGGCCCTGCCGATCGCCAAGCGCAACGGCGCCAAGATTTCCATCATCCATACGCTGGAACCGCTGGGCTTTGCCTATGGCGGTGATATCCCGATGGACCTGACCAGCATCCAGGACCAGCTGGATTCCCACGCCCGTGAACGACTCAGCGAGATCGCCACGCCTCATGATATCGCCGCCGAAGACCAGTACGTGGTGGTCGGCATGCCGGATAGCGAGATTCATCGCTTCGCGGCCGAACACGACGTGGACCTGATCGTGGTCGGCTCGCATGGTCGTCATGGCTTTGCGCTGCTGCTGGGTTCCACCTCCACGGGTGTCCTGCACGGCGCCCAGTGCGACGTGCTGGCGGTGCGCGTCGGCGCGGATGACAGCGAGGAATGA
- a CDS encoding HPP family protein: MLKPYVAKMRGGPLKRGRPHVADALWSWLGAFLGMALIGWLSSHYLAVSSLLLVGSFGATSVLLYGAPHSPLAQPRNVLGGNMLSALVGVACYHWLGDGWLAAAMAVSVSLLVMQLTHTLHPPGGATALIAVIGGQPLHELGYWYALLPVGLGCLAMLVLAVLINNLARHRRYPLHWH, translated from the coding sequence ATGCTCAAGCCTTACGTAGCCAAGATGCGGGGTGGTCCCCTGAAGCGGGGCAGGCCGCATGTTGCCGATGCCCTGTGGTCATGGCTCGGAGCCTTTCTGGGCATGGCGCTGATCGGCTGGCTGTCCTCGCACTATCTGGCGGTCAGCTCGCTGTTGCTGGTGGGGTCCTTCGGCGCGACCTCGGTGCTGCTCTACGGCGCGCCGCACAGCCCGCTGGCCCAGCCGCGCAATGTGCTGGGCGGCAACATGCTGTCGGCACTGGTCGGTGTCGCCTGCTATCACTGGCTGGGTGATGGCTGGCTGGCAGCGGCCATGGCGGTCTCGGTGTCACTGCTGGTCATGCAGCTGACGCACACCCTGCACCCGCCGGGCGGCGCCACCGCCCTGATCGCGGTGATCGGCGGTCAGCCGCTGCATGAGCTGGGCTACTGGTACGCCCTGTTGCCGGTGGGGCTGGGCTGCTTGGCGATGCTGGTGCTGGCGGTGTTGATCAACAATCTGGCGCGTCATCGCCGCTATCCGCTGCACTGGCATTGA
- a CDS encoding ATP-binding cassette domain-containing protein encodes MALLRLENLQLAYGHHVLLNGADLVVERGERLALVGRNGTGKSTLLKLITGEFQADAGELWKAPGLKIGVLSQDLPAAEGRTIFDIVAEGLPKAGALLAEYHHLISDPEPDLKRLEHVQVALESVDGWQFQQRIDTVLTRLGLPEDTMMEDLSGGWRRRVALARALVSDPDLLLLDEPTNHLDLDTIAWLEEQVAAFSGAVLFITHDRAFLKRLATQILELDRGRLGRYPGDYAAYQAQKQHEMDVEAKENAEFDKKLAQEETWIRQGIKARRTRNEGRVRALEKMRHERGQRREVQGRARIAVDSAERSGKRVVELENVSYRYDEAQEQWVIRDLSVEIQRGDKVGLLGRNGAGKTTLLHILLGQLEASEGKRIEGTKLQIAYFDQLRKGLDMEATVYDNVARGSDRVTVGGRDMHVMSYLQNFLFTPDRARQPVRSLSGGESNRLLLARLFTMPANVLVLDEPTNDLDVETLELLEELLLDFDGTVLLVSHDRAFMDNVVTNILAFEGDGVVKPYVGGYSDWIRQGGHLPPAPWEVEREREEKHRRDAQAEDERRKREAAQAQQAPKKVKLPYKLQRELDLIPTTIEKLEAEVATLEAEIAAPEFYTGDAKLVKNTLEKLSHKQQVLEETMERWMELEAMQEG; translated from the coding sequence ATGGCATTGTTACGACTGGAAAATCTTCAGCTGGCCTACGGCCATCACGTCCTGCTCAACGGGGCGGATCTTGTCGTCGAGCGCGGCGAGCGTCTGGCGCTCGTCGGCCGCAACGGCACCGGCAAGTCGACCCTGCTCAAGCTGATCACCGGCGAATTCCAGGCAGATGCCGGTGAGCTGTGGAAGGCGCCGGGCCTCAAGATCGGCGTGCTCTCGCAGGACCTGCCGGCCGCCGAAGGTCGCACCATCTTCGATATCGTCGCTGAAGGCCTGCCGAAGGCGGGCGCGCTGCTGGCGGAGTACCATCATCTGATCAGCGACCCGGAGCCGGACCTCAAACGTCTCGAGCACGTGCAGGTCGCGCTGGAGAGCGTCGATGGCTGGCAGTTCCAGCAGCGTATCGATACCGTGCTGACCCGTCTGGGTCTGCCGGAAGACACCATGATGGAAGACCTGTCCGGCGGCTGGCGTCGTCGTGTCGCGCTGGCGCGTGCGCTGGTGTCCGACCCGGACCTGCTGCTGCTCGATGAGCCGACCAACCATCTGGATCTCGATACCATCGCCTGGCTGGAAGAGCAGGTCGCGGCCTTCTCTGGCGCCGTACTGTTCATCACCCACGACAGGGCTTTCCTGAAGCGCCTCGCGACCCAGATTCTGGAGCTGGACCGTGGCCGTCTCGGGCGTTACCCGGGCGATTACGCGGCCTACCAGGCTCAGAAGCAGCATGAGATGGATGTCGAGGCCAAGGAAAACGCCGAATTCGACAAGAAATTGGCTCAGGAAGAGACCTGGATCCGTCAGGGTATCAAGGCGCGCCGTACTCGTAACGAAGGCCGTGTGCGCGCACTGGAGAAGATGCGCCATGAGCGCGGTCAGCGGCGTGAGGTACAGGGGCGTGCGCGTATCGCCGTCGACTCCGCCGAGCGCAGCGGCAAGCGGGTCGTGGAGCTGGAAAACGTCAGCTATCGCTACGATGAGGCGCAGGAGCAGTGGGTCATCCGTGACCTGAGTGTCGAGATCCAGCGTGGCGACAAGGTCGGCCTGCTGGGCCGCAACGGCGCGGGCAAGACCACGCTGCTGCACATTCTGCTCGGTCAGCTGGAAGCCAGCGAAGGCAAGCGCATCGAAGGCACCAAGCTGCAGATCGCCTACTTCGATCAGCTGCGCAAGGGCCTGGACATGGAAGCCACCGTCTACGACAACGTGGCGCGCGGCAGCGATCGTGTCACCGTCGGTGGACGTGACATGCATGTGATGAGCTATCTGCAGAACTTCCTGTTCACGCCGGACCGCGCGCGTCAGCCGGTTCGCTCGCTGTCAGGGGGCGAGTCCAACCGCCTGCTGCTGGCACGTCTGTTCACCATGCCGGCCAACGTGCTGGTGCTCGATGAGCCGACCAACGACCTGGATGTCGAGACGTTGGAGCTGCTCGAGGAACTGTTGCTCGACTTCGACGGCACCGTGCTGCTGGTTTCCCACGACCGTGCCTTCATGGACAACGTGGTCACCAACATCCTCGCCTTCGAGGGCGACGGGGTCGTCAAGCCGTATGTCGGAGGCTACAGCGACTGGATACGTCAGGGCGGGCATCTGCCGCCGGCACCCTGGGAAGTCGAGCGCGAGCGCGAGGAAAAGCACCGTCGTGATGCCCAGGCAGAAGACGAGCGTCGCAAGCGTGAGGCCGCTCAGGCACAGCAGGCACCGAAGAAGGTCAAGCTGCCCTACAAGTTGCAGCGCGAGCTGGACCTGATTCCGACGACCATCGAGAAGCTGGAAGCGGAGGTCGCGACACTGGAAGCCGAGATCGCGGCGCCGGAGTTCTACACCGGGGATGCCAAGTTGGTGAAGAACACGTTGGAGAAGCTCAGCCACAAGCAGCAGGTGCTGGAAGAGACGATGGAACGCTGGATGGAGCTTGAGGCCATGCAGGAAGGCTGA
- a CDS encoding preprotein translocase subunit YajC, giving the protein MTTALIIIFVVLAMLSPLTWLRPSKRETRTSLVRKAVIADGMRVDLKAPPLSDAPKGIVGYRRPWPTERDVTPFILVQDEWASDALREAVPGYRWREESRLADDPDVAAALQRFTRTLPEDALMLESSLSGLTLWWGESLDVESCHDWRREFEALHALLIDKAPISHKRRPLVGTEPKMPDA; this is encoded by the coding sequence ATGACGACTGCGCTGATCATCATTTTTGTCGTGCTGGCGATGCTGTCGCCGCTGACCTGGCTACGCCCCAGCAAACGAGAGACGCGCACGTCACTGGTCCGCAAGGCGGTGATCGCCGATGGCATGCGGGTGGATCTCAAGGCGCCGCCTCTTTCTGACGCGCCCAAGGGCATCGTCGGTTACCGCCGCCCTTGGCCGACCGAACGCGATGTCACGCCCTTCATCCTCGTGCAGGATGAATGGGCCAGTGATGCCCTGCGTGAGGCGGTGCCGGGCTATCGCTGGCGCGAAGAGAGTCGCCTGGCGGACGATCCTGATGTCGCCGCGGCGCTGCAGCGCTTCACGCGCACGCTGCCGGAGGATGCCCTGATGCTGGAGTCGTCGCTCTCCGGTCTGACGCTGTGGTGGGGCGAGAGTCTGGATGTGGAGAGCTGCCACGACTGGCGGCGCGAATTCGAGGCCTTGCATGCGTTGTTGATCGACAAGGCGCCTATCTCGCACAAGCGTCGCCCGCTGGTGGGCACCGAGCCGAAGATGCCGGATGCCTGA
- a CDS encoding MATE family efflux transporter, giving the protein MPQTAPGSPPPPLIPRIRAETSRLVTLALPICGAQLAQAGMSAVDVLMTGRSSATDLAAVSVGSSLWVPLLLLMAGTLMGLTPVVAQLMGGNRSGEVRGNVHQSLWISLVLGSLSGLALWYLAAPIFTLMEVPEAVAEQATLYLMAIAWGMPGAAFYQVLRAYSDGMNHTRPALIISLIGLISNVPLNYVLIYGSAGVDDLLGITLPGLLGDIPAMGAAGCGIATGLAMWIMCLSMFAYTRYSSAYHAVALWCQPSAPHFKQMGELLKVGLPIGIAIFFEVTLFTVIALFVASFGEIKVAAHQVALNFTSLLFMLPLSMAMALTVRVGHTIGRGDMREARFVAWNGVAFSLVVALVNDIVIWVLAEPAVALYTSNLKVQALAMSLITLAMLYQVSDSLQVAMAGALRGFKDTRIIMLITMFAYWVVGLGGGHLLGVGSEAFPISPWPIEQMGVYGYWIGMVAGLTVAALLLGWRLWIIARRGVRDEVLASQ; this is encoded by the coding sequence ATGCCTCAGACGGCCCCCGGTTCTCCGCCTCCGCCACTGATTCCCCGCATCAGAGCGGAAACCTCACGCCTGGTCACTCTGGCGCTGCCGATCTGTGGCGCGCAGCTGGCTCAGGCAGGCATGAGTGCCGTGGACGTACTGATGACAGGGCGTTCCTCGGCCACGGACCTGGCAGCCGTGTCGGTGGGCTCCAGCCTGTGGGTGCCCCTGCTGCTGCTGATGGCGGGCACCCTGATGGGCCTGACACCGGTAGTCGCGCAATTGATGGGAGGCAATCGCAGCGGTGAGGTACGTGGCAACGTGCATCAATCGCTGTGGATCTCGCTGGTGCTCGGCAGCCTGTCCGGGCTTGCGCTGTGGTATCTGGCCGCGCCGATCTTCACGCTGATGGAAGTGCCTGAGGCCGTGGCAGAGCAGGCGACTCTCTACCTGATGGCCATTGCCTGGGGCATGCCGGGCGCAGCCTTCTATCAGGTTCTGCGCGCCTACTCGGACGGCATGAACCATACCCGCCCGGCACTGATCATCAGTCTGATCGGCCTGATATCGAACGTCCCGCTCAATTACGTGCTGATCTACGGGTCTGCGGGCGTGGATGACCTGCTGGGAATCACCCTGCCGGGACTGCTGGGCGACATTCCGGCCATGGGCGCCGCCGGCTGCGGTATCGCCACCGGCCTTGCGATGTGGATCATGTGCCTGAGCATGTTCGCCTACACGCGTTACAGCAGCGCGTATCACGCCGTGGCGTTGTGGTGCCAGCCCAGCGCCCCCCATTTCAAGCAGATGGGCGAACTGCTCAAGGTTGGCCTGCCGATCGGTATCGCGATCTTCTTCGAGGTCACGCTGTTCACGGTCATCGCCCTGTTCGTGGCCAGCTTCGGCGAGATCAAGGTTGCGGCTCACCAGGTCGCGCTCAACTTCACCTCGCTGCTGTTCATGCTGCCGCTGTCGATGGCGATGGCCCTGACCGTGCGCGTCGGCCACACCATCGGCCGTGGTGACATGCGTGAAGCACGTTTTGTGGCCTGGAATGGCGTGGCCTTCTCGTTGGTGGTGGCGCTGGTGAATGACATCGTGATCTGGGTACTGGCCGAGCCGGCCGTGGCACTCTATACCAGCAACCTCAAGGTCCAGGCCCTGGCCATGTCGCTGATCACCCTGGCGATGCTCTATCAGGTCTCGGACTCCCTGCAGGTCGCCATGGCAGGCGCACTGCGCGGCTTCAAGGACACACGCATCATCATGCTGATCACCATGTTCGCCTACTGGGTGGTAGGGCTGGGAGGCGGACACCTGCTGGGTGTCGGCAGTGAGGCCTTCCCGATCTCGCCCTGGCCCATCGAGCAGATGGGCGTCTATGGCTACTGGATCGGCATGGTGGCAGGCCTGACCGTGGCAGCGCTGCTGCTGGGCTGGCGCCTGTGGATCATCGCGCGCCGTGGCGTACGTGACGAGGTATTGGCGAGCCAGTGA
- a CDS encoding elongation factor P hydroxylase, which yields MALFDGLFGGTFNTLLRCDLEEPLYLPAGMQGEGRRVPESELGYHRVYLARGFFSSALHEISHWCIAGARRRLEEDYGYWYAPDGRDAEQQRAFESVEVAPQALELLFHRAVGKPFHVSVDNLELEVDRDAFAQRVMRRAADIEQRALPARAAAFRHALAGVWQQGMPLEQAIAHAMPLLPTVGEDGRLA from the coding sequence ATGGCGTTGTTCGACGGCCTGTTCGGTGGCACCTTCAATACCTTGCTGCGTTGTGATCTCGAAGAGCCGCTCTATCTTCCGGCCGGCATGCAGGGAGAAGGCAGGCGAGTCCCGGAATCAGAGCTTGGCTATCACCGTGTCTATCTGGCACGTGGCTTCTTTTCCAGCGCACTGCATGAGATCAGCCATTGGTGCATCGCAGGCGCCAGACGGCGGCTCGAGGAAGATTACGGCTACTGGTATGCCCCGGATGGCCGCGACGCCGAGCAGCAGCGCGCCTTCGAGAGTGTCGAGGTTGCCCCCCAGGCGCTGGAGCTACTTTTCCACCGGGCGGTGGGCAAGCCGTTTCATGTCAGCGTCGACAATCTTGAGCTGGAGGTGGATCGAGACGCCTTCGCGCAACGTGTGATGCGGCGTGCCGCCGATATCGAGCAGCGCGCCCTGCCCGCACGTGCCGCTGCCTTCCGCCACGCGCTCGCCGGTGTCTGGCAGCAGGGGATGCCGCTTGAGCAGGCCATCGCCCATGCCATGCCCCTGTTGCCTACAGTGGGCGAGGACGGCCGACTGGCGTGA